In Xiphophorus hellerii strain 12219 chromosome 4, Xiphophorus_hellerii-4.1, whole genome shotgun sequence, a single genomic region encodes these proteins:
- the LOC116718205 gene encoding adhesion G-protein coupled receptor G2-like, protein MRAKTIIPVLVLLLLHQSRADQVCVNISEYNLNVTVPYGHMTEKRTGEGAECENDEEECFFQCVPTNETWFHGSSGCLNCSVTNGSYNITVYNIHGNISDTVCYHAHCREDSILPLIHRLKEIDDAQKELGELLYIRDSCPSLFRTSYNIKKVYVILEKQIIHEIMNMTEFEGGSSKTYNLKYLSVNVSKISDTVLNVSEDMIPMKAPQLWPNNDLSVPEVWIPVNALKHIPQEERVIGLVSYMDPSQFQFDNEDFRSMVLRIEMLGESRLQNLKPPIQMIFRVVKPEGNVSQLLCLYFDEDYGFAWKEDGCETEIDRDQVTCNCSHATPFAVLLIRTPIDGVHWKILSYISYIGCGISLFFGASSLVVYVFNRSHKMDTSMSIHVSLSGALFLLNSTFLLTEWGPTVEPDWVCEFIAALMHYSLLCCLTWMAIEALHLYLLLIKVYNTYYKCYLLKLSLVGWGIPAIIVSISLSVKNVKQFYGVTELTMSDTNQTNSICWITDDTYFYSLNLVYFTLIFIFNSGILMAVASSICKMKKKLKTNSKLQASASRKSKGVPQRFSASCQSGLTLLGLTCLMGTTWGLAFLGSGYVNYAVLYLFCILNSLQGFFIFVWICLSAKKQRRKEMEQKVSLITAVHSDTKMD, encoded by the exons ATGAG AGCAAAAACCATAATTCCAGttctggttttactgctgctcCACCAGTCGAGGGCTGATCAAG TGTGTGTCAACATCTCTGAGTATAATCTGAATGTCACGGTGCCTTATGGCCACATGACTGAGAAGAGGACTGGTGAAGGTGCTGAATGTGAGAACGATGAAGAAGAATGTTTCTTTCAATGCGTACCAACCAATGAGACGTGGTTCCATGGATCATCTGGCTGCTTAAACTGTTCAGTGACAAATGGAAGTTATAACATCACTGTGTATAACATCCATGGAA ACATCTCGGACACCGTCTGCTACCACGCTCACTGCAGGGAAGACTCCATCCTGCCACTAATTCACAGATTGAAAGAAATTGACGACGCCCAGAAGGAACTGGGGGAACTCCTGTACATAAGGGATTCATGTCCGAGTCTCTTCAGAACCAGTTATAATATTAAGAAGGTGTATGTAAT ACTGGAGAAGCAAATAATTCATGAAATTATGAATATGACTGAGTTTGAGGGTGGCAGCTCCAAGACCTACAACCTGAAGTACTTGTCTGTGAATGTTTCCAAAATCAGTGACACAGTCCTCAACGTTTCAGAAGACATGATCCCAATGAAAGCTCCTCAG CTATGGCCCAACAACGACTTGTCTGTCCCTGAGGTTTGGATCCCAGTGAACGCACTGAAACACATCCCACAAGAGGAGCGAGTTATCGGCCTGGTCAGCTACATGGACCCCAGCCAGTTCCAG TTTGACAATGAGGATTTCCGCTCCATGGTTCTCAGGATAGAGATGTTAGGCGAGTCTCGCCTTCAGAATCTCAAGCCGCCAATCCAAATGATTTTCAGGGTTGTGAAACCAGAAGGG aATGTCTCCCAGTTACTGTGTCTCTACTTTGATGAAGACTACG GTTTTGCCTGGAAAGAAGATGGATGTGAAACTGAAATCGACCGAGATCAAGTTACCTGCAATTGCAGCCATGCAACACCCTTTGCCGTCCTTCTG ATAAGAACACCAATAGATGGAGTCCATTGGAAAATACTGTCTTACATCAGTTACATAGGCTGTggaatttctcttttcttcGGCGCTTCGTCTCTCGTTGTATATGTGTTTAACAG GAGCCACAAAATGGACACTTCCATGTCCATCCACGTGTCTCTGAGCGGCGCCTTGTTTCTCCTTAACTCCACCTTCCTGCTGACTGAGTGGGGGCCCACGGTGGAGCCGGACTGGGTCTGTGAGTTTATAGCTGCGCTCATGCATTACTCGCTGCTCTGCTGTCTCACCTGGATGGCCATCGAGGCCCTGCACCTCTACCTGCTGCTGATAAAGGTGTACAACACCTACTACAAATGCTACCTGCTCAAACTGTCTCTCGTCGGATGGG gGATTCCTGCGATAATTGTGTCAATATCTTTGTCTGTGAAGAACGTTAAACAGTTTTACGGAGTTACAGAGTTGACCATGTCAGACACCAATCAAACCAACAGCAT CTGCTGGATCACGGATGACACCTACTTCTACTCGCTGAACCTTGTGTATTTCACCCTGATATTCATCTTTAACTCTGGCATTCTGATGGCAGTGGCCTCAAGCATCtgcaagatgaagaaaaagttAAAGACTAACTCAAAGCTTCAAGCTAGCGCCAGCAGAAAGTCAAAGGGAGTCCCACAGAGGTTCAGCGCGTCCTGCCAGAGCGGCCTGACTCTGCTGGGCCTCACCTGCCTGATGGGGACCACCTGGGGTCTGGCCTTCCTGGGTTCTGGTTATGTCAACTACGCAGTGCTCTATCTTTTTTGCATCCTCAATTCCCTACAAG gtttctttatttttgtgtggaTCTGTCTGTCGGCCAAGAAGCAGCGGAGGAAAGAAATGGAGCAGAAAGTGTCTTTGATCACTGCGGTGCATTCAGACACAAAAATGGACTAG
- the LOC116718465 gene encoding adhesion G-protein coupled receptor G2-like, whose product MQRRTFWLVLLVGFYTMDSETQVNCNHTDCWGYCANFTHRSVAKTECCMRRYSQGITNWNIFKATQTLESILEETEVNQITNISVPYLVALLQKPPNDSRSIEIYANSTQATSDVDVSNRAVRVQLPAELHAGLNSNIVFCMIQMPDNISLPGLPNLSDNRLVGVSVGRTVAGLKPRVNITMSIASSINESLKPQCVFLNMTSGDVSTRGCEVVEYNQTYVTCSCDHLTYFGVLLVSADLSQKDAEILFYITYIGCGISLFALVVTVVLFITKRKLRADDSKKIHISLAVALILLNVHFLSSQAAAASSSTELCLYVALLLHYSLLASFTWMALEGFHLYLLLVKVFNVYVRRYLLKLSVVGWGLPAVIVSVVAIINKDIYGRTSVDSSNRTEICYITDDNVKMVTTVGVFVLVFIFNVIMLGVVIKWFMGVYIRKQRSQSERNATKNKICTLLVLMVLLGLTWGLIFFSLGQVNTPVLYIFCIVNCLQGFFIFFYFVLTLKNTKDSATMPSTDIQSHCPKT is encoded by the exons AAGGACTTTCTGGCTCGTCCTGCTGGTGGGATTTTATACCATGGATAGTGAGACTCAAGTAAACTGTAATCACACTGATTGTTGGGGTTACTGCGCCAACTTTACACATCGATCAG TTGCGAAAACTGAATGCTGCATGAGAAGGTACAGCCAAGGGATAACGAACtggaacattttcaa GGCAACTCAAACACTCGAAAGTATTCTGGAGGAAACGGAGGTGAACCAGATCACAAATATTTCTGTTCCGTATTTAGTGGCCCTCTTACAGAAGCCGCCTAACGACTCCAGGAGTATTGAGATATACGCCAACAGCACTCAG GCGACATCAGACGTAGACGTGTCCAACAGAGCGGTGAGAGTTCAGCTGCCGGCAGAGCTGCATGCTGGACTGAACAGTaacattgtgttctgcatgatCCAGATGCCAGACAAT ATTTCCCTGCCAGGCTTGCCGAACCTGTCCGACAACAGGCTCGTCGGAGTCAGCGTCGGCAGGACTGTCGCCGGACTCAAGCCACGCGTCAACATCACTATGAGCATTGCATCAAGCATAAAC GAAAGCCTGAAACCCCAGTGTGTGTTCTTAAACATGACATCTGGTG ATGTTAGCACACGGGGCTGTGAAGTGGTGGAATATAACCAGACGTACGTCACCTGTTCCTGTGACCATCTCACATACTTTGGCGTGCTCCTG GTGTCTGCAGACCTCTCACAAAAAGACGCTGAGATCTTGTTCTACATCACCTACATCGGCTGTGGTATCTCTCTGTTTGCTCTGGTCGTCACTGTTGTTCTCTTCATCACAAAAAG GAAACTCAGAGCAGACGATTCCAAGAAGATCCACATCAGCCTGGCAGTCGCTCTGATCCTCCTCAACGTTCACTTCCTCTCCAGCCAGGCGGCGGCAGCGTCGTCCTCCACTGAGCTTTGTCTCTATGTGGCTCTTCTTCTTCACTACTCCCTGCTGGCCTCTTTCACCTGGATGGCCTTGGAGGGCTTCCACCTCTACCTCCTCCTGGTCAAAGTCTTCAACGTCTATGTGAGGCGATACCTGCTGAAACTCAGCGTGGTGGGATGGG GTCTTCCAGCGGTCATTGTGTCAGTGGTGGCGATCATAAACAAAGACATATATGGTCGTACATCTGTGGACTCGTCCAATAGGActgaaat CTGCTATATAACCGATGACAATGTGAAGATGGTGACCACGGTGGGAGTGTTTGTCTTGGTGTTCATCTTTAATGTGATCATGCTTGGAGTGGTAATCAAATGGTTCATGGGGGTGTACATTCGCAAACAG CGCAGTCAGAGTGAACGAAATGCAACCAAGAATAAAATTTGCACGTTGCTGGTTCTCATGGTTCTGCTTGGCCTGACCTGGGGTCTGATCTTCTTCTCACTGGGCCAAGTGAACACTCCTGTCCTCTACATCTTCTGCATTGTGAACTGTCTTCAAG gtttcttcatcttcttttactttgtgttgactCTGAAAAACACCAAAGACTCAGCTACCATGCCAAGCACTGACATACAGAGTCACTGCCCCAAAACCTGA